The DNA window TTTCATACTTTGCTTCCGGATATCTGTATTTCGGATTACACCGAACCAACGATGGATGGATATTCCGTGAATGTGCTCCTAATGCCACTTGTATTTATATGATTGGTACATTCAGTGACTGGCAGGAAAAAGAATCTTATAAATTACAACGCATTGGTAATGGGAATTGGGAATTGAAATTACCTGCCGATGCGTTGAAACATGGTGAGTTATATAAACTAAAAATCTTCTGGGAGGGAGGACAAGGTGAACGTATTCCTGCATGGGCAACACGTGTAGTGCAGGATGATGTTACCAAAATATTTTCCGCTCAAGTATGGTCTCCTGAAGAAGCTTTTCAGTTTAGTAAAACACCATTTATTCCTAAAAAAGATCCGCTTTTAATCTATGAGTGCCATATCGGTATGGCTCAGCAAGAGGAAAAGGTAGGAACTTACAATGAATTCCGGGAAAAAATACTTCCACGAATAGCAAAGGCAGGATACAACTGTATTCAGATTATGGCTATTCAGGAACATCCTTATTACGGAAGTTTTGGTTATCACGTATCCAATTTCTTTGCAGCATCTTCGCGTTTCGGAACTCCTGAAGAGTTGAAGCTGCTGATTGATACAGCTCACGGATTAGGTATTGCTGTGATTATGGATATTGTTCATTCTCATGCAGCCAAGAATGAAATAGAAGGATTAGGAAACTTTGCTGGCGATCCATATCAGTACTTCTATCAAGGTGCTAAAAGAGAACATCCGGCATGGGATTCACTTTGCTTTGATTACGGCAAGGACGAGGTTCTTCATTTCTTACTTTCCAACTGTAAATTCTGGATGAATGAGTACAAGTTTGATGGATTTCGTTTCGATGGTGTAACTTCCATGCTTTATCACAGTCATGGTTTAGGAGAAGCATTTGTTGGCTATGGCGATTATTTCAATGGCCATCAGGATGACAATGCCATATGTTACCTTACATTGGCAAACAGGCTTATACACGAGGTAAATCCTGAGGCTATAACTATTGCCGAAGAAGTATCTGGTATGCCCGGATTAGCTGCTAAAACCGAAGATGGTGGGTATGGGTTTGATTACCGTATGGCAATGAATATTCCAGATTACTGGATAAAGACAATCAAGGAAAAAATTGACGAGGACTGGAAACCTTCATCTATATTCTGGGAAGTAACCAATCGTCGTAAAGACGAAAAAACTATTTCCTATGCAGAAAGTCATGATCAGGCGTTAGTGGGTGATAAAACTCTTATATTCCGCTTAATTGATGCTGATATGTATTGGCATATGCAGAAAGGTAGCGAAAACTACACTGTAAATCGGGGAATAGCTCTTCATAAAATGATCCGTTTGGTTACTGCTACTACAATCAATGGTGGATATCTCAACTTCATGGGGAATGAATTTGGCCATCCGGAATGGATTGATTTTCCGCGTGAAGGTAATGGATGGTCATGTAAATATGCACGTCGTCAATGGGATCTTGTAGATCGTAAAACGTTGGTTTATCACTATTTGGCCGATTTTGATCAACAAATGATTGAATTGGTTGAAGGTGTTAAAGATTTCCAGAGTCTTCCAATTGAAGAAATATGGCATAATGATGGTGATCAGATATTGGCATATAAACGTGAAGACCTGGTTTTTGTATTCAACTTTAATCCGGCTAAATCATTTACCGATTATGGCTTCCTTGTTGCTCCGGGCTCGTATAGTGTTGTACTAAATACCGATGCTAAGGAATTTGGCGGAAATGGATTGGCAGATGACAATATTAAGCATTTAACTAATTTTGATCCGTTATATAAAGGTGAAAATAAAGAGTGGTTAAAACTATATATTCCGGCCCGCTCTGCAGTAGTATTGCGTAAAACAGAATAGTTTATGTATAGTTATAACTCTCATTTAGAAAAGAAAACCACTCGTACAATCTCTTGTGTGAGTGGGTTTCTTTTTATTTTATTTAGCTTTGTTTATCTGGCTGTAAGTTTCCGATATTTATTATACATAACAGAGGACTTATCTCTTTTTACTTATGACATTCCTTTCTTTCTGGAAAAAGTAAGTAAACCGGGAGGAATACTTCTTTATATTGCTTCTTTTTTTACTCAATTCCTCTGTTATCCCTGGATAGGAGCACTTATTATTATTGCATTTCTGCAACTCATTCAGTGGCTCATTCACAGATCGTTTGACTTTAACAGGAAGTATTTTATAATCTCGTATATACCGTCGTTCCTTCTTTTGATAATTATCACAGATGCAGGACGCTCGCTTTATCTGATGACTCATCTGGAGTCTATTTTTACTTATGTACTTAGCATTTTTTTTCTGCTGCTAAGCTATTATTCTTTTATAAACATACAAGATCCCCGAAAAAGCCTCATAACTCTCTGCTGGCTAATTCCATTGTTGTTTTTTGGACTTTCGGGTAGTGCAGCAATTTTCTTTTCTGGGCTAATCCTTTTATGCGGAATATTATCAAAAAGAAATAGCAATATTTTCTCTATTTGTTTATTCTCTTTGGGGCTAATCGGACTTTCGTTTCTTCTGGCAAAATATTTATTATATCCGTATTTCACTACCAATCAGGTTTTGTTTGGCATTCATCCTATAACCCCGGTAGATTATAAAACAGAGAAACTGTTGCCGCATCTGTTGCTTTTACTATTTTTCGTGTTAATTGCAATCAGGCAAATGTTTCCTCCAATGGGAAACAGAATTACTTCCTATGCCCGATGGATATACACAAATATAATTGGATTACTTATTTTGTCGGCACTTACGGCTATGCTGGCCAATTGTAATGATGACTTCAGATACGAGATGGTGATAGATCGTAGTATACAAAACAGAAACTATAACAAAGCTTTACGGGCAGGGCAGGATGCTCCTCATCCTACCAGAGAAATGACCGTGCTTCGTAATACAGCTTTAGTTCTTTCGGGGCATGCAGGAGATAAAATGTTTGAATACACACAGGATTATAAATCTGATGGCCTGTTCTTTGATTATAATAAAGATAAACCATCATATCCGGGTGGTGCTATGATTTATTTCTATTTAGGAGCTAAACATCTTGCTACAGAATGGGCAAACAATGATTATCTTAAAAATAGAAATTCATTCAGAATGCTAAAGGATTATGTGCTTATTGCTACTGCAAACGGACACTTAAATGCAACAAAGCAAACTGCGCAAATACTGGATAATACATTATTTCATCGTGATTTTGCAAAAGAACTTTATGAAATAATAGCAGATACTACTATTCTTATAAATAAGGATCAGGTATTTGGTGGCATTAAGCAACGGTTATCTGATAACTACTATCCGTTTCCAACTAAAGGGAATTATGATAAGTTTATCTGCAATTTCTATCGCGATAATCAGGATAATAAAGTGGCATACGAGTATTACTTAATGTCTGCTCTGCTCGATAAGAATGTTGAGAAAATAAGCTGGGGTCTGAAGCGTTACTGGAACTATTATAAGAAAACCATGCCAAAGCATTATGCAGAAGCGGCTGTGCTATGCAATTATATAAATAAAGCTCCGGTGGTATATGCAAATAAGGTAACTTTGGATAAGTTCAAAGAGTTTCTTAAACTAAAGAAAGTACAAAACAATTCTGCAACCGAAGCAAATGTAATGCGTAAAAAGTACGGAGATACATACTGGTGGTATTATTTTTATAAATGAGTTCGCTGATTTCTGTAACTAATTAGATATCAGGTAAAACTCTTTATTTATGGTGCTTTCAGAGTTGTTCTATTGTTAAAAATATAATTCTTGTAAATTAAGTATAAATGCATAATATTACCTTTGCATTTGCACTTAATTTACAAAGAAATCCTAAATCAATGAGTTATCTTGAAGAAACTGCTTTGTTTCTGGATATAAATCTAATAATTTTCTGTCTAATTTATCAACATAACTATATATTTCAACAAAGTAGCCGAAAGCATTCTTCTCTGCAAAGTCTTTTTGAGCTTCTAGTTGCAAAAATGGGATATTTGAAATATTAACAAATTCTTCTTTTATGTTTTGTGGATCAGTGAGAGAACCTTTTAAAATATGCATTTTAGCCTCTTTGAAGAGCTTCTTTGAATAACAAGCATGTGAAAATGGATTCCTAAATTTGTTTTTTAAATAGTTTAATCTTTGAACTTCATCTTGGGTTATTAATCTCTTGCTTTCACATTGTTTAATAGCGTCACATAAATTCTTTTCATCATATTCTTTAACTTCTGCTTCAAATGTTTTGTCCATTGGCTCGTTTTCATCAAAACATCTTCCATTTGAGTCAATAGTTATAAGAGCTTGTTTAAGCATATTCTCAAATAAATGATTTGTAAGTGTAATAGCTGCTTGATTAGCATTGATTATTAGGCAATCACAAATTTCAGAAATGACATATGTCAATTGATTTAATACATGCAACTCGCAAAACTTGATTGAAACTAATTTCCTTTTAGTTTCATCAACTATCAAATGCTTACTTAAATATTGCAAAGCATCTTGTGCTTTTTCTTCAGAAAGTAATTTTACTGAATAACTTAAGTTTATTTTCATATTAATTTTTATTGGATAGATTTTAAGATTTGTATTTGCAAATGTATACTATATTTTATACAATGTAACTCTGAAATTAAGAGATATAAAAATCCTCTCAGCTTAATTGTTGAGAGAATTTTTATATTGATTTTATAATGATGTAATATAATGATTTGTAATTTTTATTGATGGTGCTATTTTAAAAATAGATTTACTGACATTTTGTATCAATATTTTATAATGAGTCCCCATATATTAGTTTATTCAATTAATGACCAAGCTAATATAAGGGGAATATTCTTTTAAGAGGTTTTAATCTCTTTGATTTCTGGTTTTGAGTTTTACTTTGAGAAAGCCTCTTTTTTTGATATTTGATTATTTACTCGAATGTTTCATATCTTGTGGTGAGTAATTTACGGTCTCCCAGCGTATTGTCCACACGGGCTACGTTTATCCAGAACTTATTATCGCGTACTGATTGAATAGGATAAGCGGCCTTTTCACGAGAATATGCGTGCGACCAATTATCAGCCACCACTTCATATTCGGGGTGAGGAGCATTTACAAGAACATTATCTGCTTTGTCGGCAGTGCCATCCTTCACTTCCTGAATTTCCTGATAGATGGACAACATTACATCTACAAAATTATCCAGTTCGGCAAGGCTTTCGCTTTCTGTTGGCTCAACCATTAATGTGCCATGAACAGGGAAGGAGAGAGTAGGAGCATGGTATCCATAATCCATCAATCGCTTGGCAATATCATTTTCTGTAATACCTGTCTCGTTAGAAATATTACGGCATTCAAGAATCATTTCATGACCCACGAAGCCATTGGCTCCTCTATAAACAATACCATAAGTATCTTTCAGACGAGCAGCCAGATAGTTGGCATTTAGAATAGCAATAGCCGTTGCTTGCTTTAAGCCTTCAATTCCCATCATTCGGATATATCCGTAAGTGATTGGTAAAACGCCGGCACTTCCATACGGAGCAGAGGAAACTGTATTCTGAGAAGATCCAAAGAATGGATGTTCAGGCAAGAACGGAACAAGATGTTTAGCCACGCAAATAGGGCCTACGCCAGGACCACCACCACCATGAGGAATGGCAAATGTTTTATGTAGGTTAAGATGACAGACATCTGCACCAATTGTCCCCGGGTTGGTATATCCTACCTGAGCGTTCATGTTTGCTCCATCCATGTAGACTTGTGCACCGTAGGAGTGAATAATGGCACAGATTTCTTTAATCTCAGTTTCAAAAATACCGTGAGTAGAAGGATAGGTAATCATCAAAGCAGCCAGATCGTCTTTATTCTCTTCTGCTTTAACGCGAAGATCATCCATATCAACGTTGCCAAATTCATCGCAGGCACAGATAATTGGGGTGAATCCCGCCTGAACAGCCGATGCCGGATTGGTTCCGTGAGCTGATGCCGGAATTAAAACTTTACTACGATTACCTTTACCTCTGCTGATAAGATAAGTACGAATAACACGAAGTCCGGTATATTCTCCTGCAGCACCTGAATTGGGCTGGAAACTTACACCTGCAAAGCCAGTAATCTGTTTCAGATATTCGCCTAAGTTATAGATAAGTTCGCTGTAACCTTCTACCTGCTCTTCTGGAGCAAAAGGATGTATGCCCGAAAATGAAGGGTTCGACAATGGGAACAACTCGGCAGCAGCGTTTAGCTTCATGGTGCAAGATCCCAGAGATATCATGGTATGAGCCAATGAGATATCCTTTCTATCAAGGCGCTTGATGTATCTCATCATCTCAGTCTCTGTGTGATACTGACTGAAAATAGGATGAGTAAGGAATGTACTTTTACGTTTAAACGATTCTTTCAGTGAGCCATTCTCAGGAATAGAGGTTACTTCTGCAAACTCTTTTTCTGCCGCAATCGAGAAAATGGTAAGCAGAACATTTACATCATGAATATCTGTTGTTTCGTCAACACTGATTCCCACATCTCCATTATCAAAATAGCGCAGGTTAACTTTTTTGCTTTGAGCGATTGTACGCATCTGACTGGCAGAAACCTGATCGGTAAGTGATAAGCGGATTGTGTCGAAGTATTGTTCGTTTTGCTGCTTATATCCTAACTTCTTTAATATTTTGTTTATATAGGTAGTTGTCTGATGTATGCGGTTGGCTATGTTCTTTAAACCCTCAGCACCATGGTAAACAGCGTAGAATCCGGCCATGGTTGCAAGCAAAGCCTGAGAAGTACAAATGTTTGAAGTAGCTTTTTCACGCTTAATGTGTTGTTCACGTGTCTGCAATGCCATGCGGTAGCAAAGTTTACCATATTTATCTTTCGACCAGCCAATGATTCGTCCCGGCATACTTCTTTTAAACTCATCGCGTGTAGCAAAGTAAGCAGCAGAAGGGCCTCCGTAATACATTGGGATACCTAATCGCTGAGTTGAGCCGAAAACGATATCTGCTCCCCATTCTCCGGGAGGAACAAGCAGTGCCAGACTAAGTATGTCGGCAGCTACGGAAACTTTACATCCCGCTGCATGAGCTTTTTCGGTGAAGCCACGATAGTCTTCCACATTACCGTCTGAGTTTGGATATTGAATAATACAGCCAAATACATCGGGCGTAAATTCAAATTGCTTGTAATCTCCGGTGAGCACAACTATTCCCTGAGGAACAGCACGGGTATTAATTACCGCATGTGTCTGCGGAAAAACCTTTTCATCAACAAAAAGAATATTAGCGCCATTCTTTTGCTGCTCACGAGAACGCAGTCCGTACATCATGTTTGCAGCTTCTGCGGCAGCAGTTGCCTCGTCGAGCAGTGAACAGTTTGCCAAAGGCATTGCCGTTAAATCTGATATAACGGTCTGGAAATTCATTAAAGCTTCCAGGCGTCCTTGCGAAACTTCTGTCTGATATGGTGTATAAGAAGTATACCATACGGGATTTTCGAGCACGTTTCGCTGAATAACAGCAGGAGTAATAGTGTCATACCACCCCATACCAATATAGGTAGTAAAAATCTTATTTTTTGCTCCTAGTTTGCAAATGTGCTCAGTAAAAAGACGTTCCGTCATCGGAGCAGGAAGACTTACTTGTTTCTTCAAGCGAATATTTGAAGGAATTGTTTGGTTAATCAGTTCATCCAGGCTTTTTACACCAATGGTATTGAGCATGTGTTCCATATCTTTCTCTTCAATACCGATATGTCGGTTAGATAATAGATCTGTTTTCATAGTATTATGTTTTCTTAAAGTATAGTTATATTTTGGTTCTTTACCTATCTGAAAAAAGGATTCTCGGTTTTCTCAATTCCTATTGTTGTAGGAGCTCCGTGACCGGGATAAACAACTGTATCATTTGGCAAAATAAAGAGACGACTACAAATGTTTTCCAGCAATTCGTCGAAGTTACCTCGTGCAAGATCGGCACGCCCTATGCTTCCCTGAAACAATACATCACCGGAGAACATACAGTTTTCCTGCTTGCAGTAATAAACCAGACTACCGGGAGAATGACCCGGAACATGAATGGCTTCCAGAGTTAAACTGCCAAATGAAATAATGTCTCCATCGCATATGTATTTACCAAGTGGCACCGGCTCTTCCTTAAGCTCGAAGCCAAACATACGCGACTGTTTAGGTGCTTGTTCAAGCCAGAACTCATCTGCTTTGTTTGCTTCCGCTTTTATGCCGTATTCCTTTAGCATAAAAGGATTGCCGAATATATGATCCAAATGCAAATGAGTATTCAAAAGATGCTTTATTGTGAGTCCATTACTGTCGATATATTTTTTCAAAGCCATCTTTTCTTCCTCGTAGAAGCATCCCGGGTCAATCACAACTGCTTCGTTGCTATCATCACTCAGAACGTAACAGTTCACGGGAAACATATTGAATTCAAATCTCTTTATCTTCATAAAAGTAAATTCTTAAACTAATGGAACATAAACAACCTTCTTTGTTTCGAAGAATTCTTCCTCGAAGTAGTCGCTTATGCTATTAATAACTGTTTTATTTTTAAATGGCAATGTTTCGTGTTGAAGCTCACCACCTTTTAAACAAATAAGGCCATTTGGCAACGCATTGATTTGTTTCTTTGAAACATTCTTCTTAATGATATCAATTAAATCGGAAAGAGGCATTACGGCACGGCTAACTACAAAGTCGAACAATTGTTTTTCCTCTTGTGCACGGGCATGACGGAAGGTTACATTCGTCAGTCCTATGGCATTTGCCACCTCTGTTGCCACTCTCACTTTCTTTCCGATACTGTCTACAAGGTGAAACTTCGTATCCGGAAAAAGAATAGCCAGTGGAATACCAGGGAAACCTCCTCCGGTACCGAGATCCATTATTGAAGTTCCGGGCTTGAAATCGATAACCTTTGCAATAGCAAGAGAGTGGAGCACGTGATGCTCGTACAGGTTTTCTATATCTTTTCTGGAAATAACATTTATTTTGGCATTCCAGTCTATGTATAAATCATAAAGAGCTGCAAACTGACGGTGCTGCTCTTCGGTTAGGTTGGGGAAATATTTAAGAATAATCTCCATTTTCTTTAGTTCGTATTTATTATTCGTAATTTATAATGCTAATATAATCCGCTTGCAGGGTTTTCATCCTTCATCAGAGATTCTACGTCCGAAAACGAAATCTCTATTTTTGTTGGCCCCATTACATAAGGAGCAATCTCATAAATATTGTAATAGAAGGTGAATCCATCATCATTCAGATAGAAATTTTCTGTTGGTGAAAGCGGTTCAGTAATGAAATAACCAATCTCTTCCAGTTCGGCTTCCGAGGTTACTTTATTCTGTTTTTCGAGTTTGGAAAGCAGCAACTTGGTTAACTCTTTTTCGTACCCATCTTTGAAAAGATCTGCAAGACGAATTTGTTTGCCGGTTAGCAGGTCAAAGTTAATAAAGGTAGATGCATAGCTTCCGTGAGCACCTCCTGTATAATCGTAAGTATCAATCTGACAAACCAATACCCCATCTTCGTTAAATGAAAACTTACTCTTCAGGTCTTTGCTGTAATTATACCATCCGGCATTAAAGTCCTCCTCAGAGTTCTTCTTTTGATCTTCCAGATAGAACTGTTGCACATCATTCTTATATCCTTTTATATAAGCAATTTTATATGCTGCAACGGCAACCTTTGGATCCTGACCAACGTATTCGTTTCCAAAACAAACAGAAAGAAGCTTGTTATTAATACTATCCTGCAAAGTTTTATTTGATGCATTTTTAATATAAGCAAAACTAATATCAAGTGAACAACCGGGTTTTTTAGGATCATCGAATAGATGAGAAGTTTCTTTTAACAAAACACTGTCCGTTGTGAGTTTATCGGATTCTTTTTGCTTCTTTCCTCCACAGGAAGGAAATAATATTCCTGTCAATAAAAGTGCAGAAAGAATTATCTTTAAGTTTATTTTCATCTTACTATTATAGTTTATTGGGTTGTAAAACTATCCTTTTGTCACCGACAAATATAAAACTTATTAAGGAATAGAGCTAATAAATAAGGAAAATTAATTGCCAAAATCTCTATAATATTAATATATTTGCAGCCATAATGAAAGGATTGAAGTTCATAATAGCTTGTATTCTCTCTCTTACAATTGTTTATGTAGGAGCAGGGGCTAGCATGTCATTTTGCAGATGCGCCCATAACATGGCGTCAACATCCGAATCTTTGTGCAAATGTCATTGCAATGAACTTAAAGATAAAGCAGGACACAAGGCTTGCTGCATGAATAATGAGCATAAACAGCCCGGTAAATGTACATCTCAGAACAAAGGAAAATGCTGCAAGACTGTAATTTATAAAGTAGATTTGCAGAAAGATTCGCATTGTTTGGTGTTTCATATACCTGCTTATGCTATACTGTCCCAGCGCTCTCTTTTGTGTTACAATGATTTGCCTACAGCGATTCATGAAACAAACTTAAAAGCCGATCCGCCAGGTGCCTTCTCATCCAGGTTTTATCTAAACCTTTATTCAACTCTTCTTATTTAGTATCCGGTTTCTTCATGTTATCTTAGGGATTTCTTCCTTAAGTGTTCTGATTATGCAGTACACCTTTCTAGTGTATTGTGTAGAGTAAATTATAAAAAGGTGTACACCTTTTCTTTGAATACTGTACGTTGAAATTAGCAGATAACCTGATAAATTTATTAATGTTACGTTATATTTGTAGTTAATCGAATAGGCATATCAGGTTATTCCGTGTTTCTATATACTGAGTAGCCAAATAATGCTTATCGAACAAAGTTGAATAATGACAATTTACTTATGAAGAAGATAGAAAATAAAACATATCCGGTACTAAATATGCATTGTGCAGGTTGTGCAAGCAACGTTGAAAAAACTGTAAATGGCCTTCCAGGAGTTGAAAAAGGAGCAGTTAATCTGGCAGCAAATACCCTTTCCATAGAGTTCGATCGCCTAGTTTTATCACCCGAGTCTTTACAGAAAGCAATACAAGAGGCGGGGTACGACCTTATTATTGAGGAAGATAATGCACTGGAATTGCAGGAAGAAGAGCAAAGAAAAAGATATAATAGATTAAAGATAAAGACAATTGGGGCATGGGTTTTTGCTATCCCAATGATGTTAATCTCAATGGTGTTTATGCACATGCCGTATGCGCACCAAATAATGCTGATTCTGGCCCTGCCGGTTCTTCTATTGTTTGGTAACTCCTTTTATATAAATGCCTGGAAACAGCTGAAGATTGGCCGAAGCAATATGGATACACTGGTAGCACTGAGTACTTCCATTGCTTTTTCATTCAGTGTGTTTAATACTTTTTATCCCGAGTTCTGGACTTCGAGAGGCCTGGAAGCTCATGTATATTACGAAGCTGCAACGGTTATCGTTGCATTTGTGCTGCTGGGTAAACTTCTGGAAGAAAGAGCTAAGGGAAATACCTCATCGGCTATCAGGAAGCTGATGGGATTACAGCCGAAGACTGCTTCGGTAATAAGAGATGGTAAAGAACAAACATTGCTTATTTCTCAATTACAGGTAAATGATCTGGTTAGTGTTCACCCGGGAGAAAAAATACCCGTTGATGGAACTGTGAGTGAAGGCAGTTCTTTTGTGGACGAAAGCATGATTACCGGAGAACCTGTTGCCGCAGAGAAGAATGTTGGCGATATGGTTCTGGCTGGAACAATTAACCAGAAGGGTGCTTTTGTGATGAGAACCTCTAAAGTAGGAAAAGAAACATTGCTGGCTAATATAATCAGAATGGTACAAGAAGCTCAGGGAAGTAAGGCTCCCGTGCAAAAGATAGTCGATCGCATTACCGGAATATTTGTACCTGTAGTGCTTGGCTTGTCTGTTATAACGTTCATTGTATGGATGCTTTTCGGAGGAATAAATATGTTCTCTTACGCATTGTTATCGGCAGTATCGGTACTTGTTATTGCATGCCCATGCGCGCTGGGACTTGCTACTCCAACTGCACTTATGGTGGGCATAGGTAAAGGCGCCTCTAACCATATTCTTATTAAAGATGCTTTGGCTCTGGAACAGATGAGAAAGGTAAACACGGTAGTGCTGGATAAAACCGGAACATTAACCGAAGGACATCCTACAGTTTCTCAGTGGTTCTGGGAAAATGGAGAAGAACCTCAGGCTAAGGAAATTCTTCTGGCTGCCGAGTTAAAGTCGGAACATCCATTGGCAGATGCTATTGTGAACGAACTTCAGTCACAAGGCATTACACCAACAGCTTTATCATCTTTCGAAAGTATTACTGGGAAAGGTATAAAAGTGGTTTATCAGGGCGAAACATACTGGGCCGGGAACCAGAGATTATTAAATGACTTTGGAGCTGTAGTATCTGTCTATTTGAAAGGTATGATAGAAAAATCTCAGAACGAAGGTAAAAGTATTGTTTTCTTTGGGCAAAATAAGAGCCTTTTATCGATTATTGCAATCAGCGATAAAGTAAAACCGTCATCAAAAGAAGCGATTAAGATGCTGCGTAATTTGGGAATAAGAGTCTGCATGCTCACCGGTGATGGAGAAGCCACAGCCTCTTCTGTAGCATCGGAACTAGGCATCGGACATTACAAAGCCGAAGCATTGCCAAGTGATAAAGAAGACTTTGTGAAAGAACTTCAGAACGAGGGTAGTGTAGTAGCAATGGTTGGCGACGGAATCAATGATTCTCAGGCACTGGCGCGTGCAGATGTAAGCATTGCTATGGGAAAGGGTACGGATATTGCTATGGATGTGGCCATGATTACGTTAATGACATCTGATCTGCAGCTATTGTCGAAAGCCATTAAGCTGTCCAGACAAACAGTGAAGCTTATTCATCAAAACCTTTTCTGGGCATTCATTTATAATCTGATAGGTATACCTATTGCTGCGGGATTGCTCTTTCCACTTAATGGTCTGCTTCTCAATCCGATGATTGCAAGCGCAGCCATGGCATTTAGTTCCGTATCGGTTGTAATGAACAGCTTGAGTTTGAATTGGAGAAAGTTAACAATTGAAGCATAATTACTAATAATTTATCCTTTATTGGAAAAAGATAAATAAATATCTTGTTCTAATAAAGGATAAATACTGTTCTACAAATTATATAAAAGCAAAAACTCTAGAGACTTTCTGCTACATTCCTTATTTCTTCAGAAATAATAAGCAATCCTTGCTTTAATTGAATTAACTCTTCGTTGGATAATTTGTATTTTGTTTTTCTTCGTGCATCATCATTTTCTCTAATTTTATTATTTAGCCAACTTCTGCTTTTTCCAAAGAAACGATTGGCTAAATAACTAATTGAAATATAATGTATTTTATCTAACTTTATTTCTAAATCAGTATCTGAATCTCTCTGTGCTTTTTTTATTTCTATTCCGTTAATGCCACGAAATGATAGTTTGCACTTAGCATCC is part of the uncultured Bacteroides sp. genome and encodes:
- a CDS encoding alpha amylase C-terminal domain-containing protein; translated protein: MNKTLNLIKRDSWLEPYKEAITGRYEHALYKESELTEKGKITLSYFASGYLYFGLHRTNDGWIFRECAPNATCIYMIGTFSDWQEKESYKLQRIGNGNWELKLPADALKHGELYKLKIFWEGGQGERIPAWATRVVQDDVTKIFSAQVWSPEEAFQFSKTPFIPKKDPLLIYECHIGMAQQEEKVGTYNEFREKILPRIAKAGYNCIQIMAIQEHPYYGSFGYHVSNFFAASSRFGTPEELKLLIDTAHGLGIAVIMDIVHSHAAKNEIEGLGNFAGDPYQYFYQGAKREHPAWDSLCFDYGKDEVLHFLLSNCKFWMNEYKFDGFRFDGVTSMLYHSHGLGEAFVGYGDYFNGHQDDNAICYLTLANRLIHEVNPEAITIAEEVSGMPGLAAKTEDGGYGFDYRMAMNIPDYWIKTIKEKIDEDWKPSSIFWEVTNRRKDEKTISYAESHDQALVGDKTLIFRLIDADMYWHMQKGSENYTVNRGIALHKMIRLVTATTINGGYLNFMGNEFGHPEWIDFPREGNGWSCKYARRQWDLVDRKTLVYHYLADFDQQMIELVEGVKDFQSLPIEEIWHNDGDQILAYKREDLVFVFNFNPAKSFTDYGFLVAPGSYSVVLNTDAKEFGGNGLADDNIKHLTNFDPLYKGENKEWLKLYIPARSAVVLRKTE
- a CDS encoding DUF6057 family protein; translated protein: MYSYNSHLEKKTTRTISCVSGFLFILFSFVYLAVSFRYLLYITEDLSLFTYDIPFFLEKVSKPGGILLYIASFFTQFLCYPWIGALIIIAFLQLIQWLIHRSFDFNRKYFIISYIPSFLLLIIITDAGRSLYLMTHLESIFTYVLSIFFLLLSYYSFINIQDPRKSLITLCWLIPLLFFGLSGSAAIFFSGLILLCGILSKRNSNIFSICLFSLGLIGLSFLLAKYLLYPYFTTNQVLFGIHPITPVDYKTEKLLPHLLLLLFFVLIAIRQMFPPMGNRITSYARWIYTNIIGLLILSALTAMLANCNDDFRYEMVIDRSIQNRNYNKALRAGQDAPHPTREMTVLRNTALVLSGHAGDKMFEYTQDYKSDGLFFDYNKDKPSYPGGAMIYFYLGAKHLATEWANNDYLKNRNSFRMLKDYVLIATANGHLNATKQTAQILDNTLFHRDFAKELYEIIADTTILINKDQVFGGIKQRLSDNYYPFPTKGNYDKFICNFYRDNQDNKVAYEYYLMSALLDKNVEKISWGLKRYWNYYKKTMPKHYAEAAVLCNYINKAPVVYANKVTLDKFKEFLKLKKVQNNSATEANVMRKKYGDTYWWYYFYK
- the gcvP gene encoding aminomethyl-transferring glycine dehydrogenase; this encodes MKTDLLSNRHIGIEEKDMEHMLNTIGVKSLDELINQTIPSNIRLKKQVSLPAPMTERLFTEHICKLGAKNKIFTTYIGMGWYDTITPAVIQRNVLENPVWYTSYTPYQTEVSQGRLEALMNFQTVISDLTAMPLANCSLLDEATAAAEAANMMYGLRSREQQKNGANILFVDEKVFPQTHAVINTRAVPQGIVVLTGDYKQFEFTPDVFGCIIQYPNSDGNVEDYRGFTEKAHAAGCKVSVAADILSLALLVPPGEWGADIVFGSTQRLGIPMYYGGPSAAYFATRDEFKRSMPGRIIGWSKDKYGKLCYRMALQTREQHIKREKATSNICTSQALLATMAGFYAVYHGAEGLKNIANRIHQTTTYINKILKKLGYKQQNEQYFDTIRLSLTDQVSASQMRTIAQSKKVNLRYFDNGDVGISVDETTDIHDVNVLLTIFSIAAEKEFAEVTSIPENGSLKESFKRKSTFLTHPIFSQYHTETEMMRYIKRLDRKDISLAHTMISLGSCTMKLNAAAELFPLSNPSFSGIHPFAPEEQVEGYSELIYNLGEYLKQITGFAGVSFQPNSGAAGEYTGLRVIRTYLISRGKGNRSKVLIPASAHGTNPASAVQAGFTPIICACDEFGNVDMDDLRVKAEENKDDLAALMITYPSTHGIFETEIKEICAIIHSYGAQVYMDGANMNAQVGYTNPGTIGADVCHLNLHKTFAIPHGGGGPGVGPICVAKHLVPFLPEHPFFGSSQNTVSSAPYGSAGVLPITYGYIRMMGIEGLKQATAIAILNANYLAARLKDTYGIVYRGANGFVGHEMILECRNISNETGITENDIAKRLMDYGYHAPTLSFPVHGTLMVEPTESESLAELDNFVDVMLSIYQEIQEVKDGTADKADNVLVNAPHPEYEVVADNWSHAYSREKAAYPIQSVRDNKFWINVARVDNTLGDRKLLTTRYETFE
- a CDS encoding MBL fold metallo-hydrolase gives rise to the protein MKIKRFEFNMFPVNCYVLSDDSNEAVVIDPGCFYEEEKMALKKYIDSNGLTIKHLLNTHLHLDHIFGNPFMLKEYGIKAEANKADEFWLEQAPKQSRMFGFELKEEPVPLGKYICDGDIISFGSLTLEAIHVPGHSPGSLVYYCKQENCMFSGDVLFQGSIGRADLARGNFDELLENICSRLFILPNDTVVYPGHGAPTTIGIEKTENPFFR